The DNA region ATTACAACAATGTTAGAACATAATTCTGTTCTTCGTCCTCTGTATGAAATGGAGAATAAAGGAGTAGAGCTCTCTATAATACAGGCAGACAAACTAGGGAATATTTCTTATGATGAGATAAAGTCTCTTATAAAAAATAATACTAAAAGCATAGTGTGTACACATGGTTCTAATCTTACAGGGAATTTAGTGGATATAGAAAAAATTGGAAAAATATGTAAAGAACATAATCTTTTATTTATAGTAGATGCCTCTCAAACTGCAGGGGTATTTCCTATTGATGTGGAAAAAATGAATATTGATATATTATGTTTTACAGGACATAAGAGCCTTCTTGGTCCTCAAGGTACTGGTGGAATATTTGTAAAAGAGGGTATTAATGTTACTCCGTTAAAATCTGGAGGTACTGGAATACTTACCTATAGTAAAACCCAGCCTTTAATCATGCCTACACATCTGGAAGCTGGTACTCTAAATGGACACGGGATTGCTGGATTAAATGCCGGAATTGAATTTATAAATAAAATAGGTATGAAAAAAATTAGAGAGAAAGAAGAAAATTTGATGTGGAGATTTTATAATAAAGCAAAAGAACTTCCTCATATAAAAATTTATGGTGATTTCTCTAAAAAAGAGAGATGCCCTATTGTAACTCTCAATATTGATAATTACGATTCTGGTGATATTGCTGAAGAGTTACTTAATTATGGAGTAGCTACTAGAGCTGGAGGACACTGTGCTCCCCTTATGCATGAAGCTCTAGGAACTATAGAGCAAGGAGCAGTAAGATTTAGCTTTGGATATTTTAACACTGAAGAGGAAGTTGATGAAGTTATTAAAATTATAAAAAATATTATTTTAAATATTTAATATAGAGGAGAGTTTTTTATTTAAAAAGTATTAATTAAAACTTTTTAAAAATAAAGCTCTCTTTTTTAATCAGTTTTTTCTATTCTTTAATTTTTAATAATATCCTTCTTAAATAAATTTTATAACTATTTTATAATTTCTCTCGTCTAATATTAATGTTAATAAAAATATATTAAATTTTTTATACAAGGAGGCAACTATGGAAAACTTAAAAGAAAAAATTGAGATTGAAAGAGGAAATATCTTTAGATTAGAAAGAGAGATTCAGAAAAAAATTATAGGACAAGATGATATGATAAGAAAAATTTTAATAGGTATATTAACTGGTAATCATATCTTACTTGAAGGTTTACCTGGGCTTGCAAAATCTTTAACTGTAAATACTTTAGCACAAACTCTTGGATTAAAATTTTCAAGAATACAATTTACTCCAGATTTACTTCCTAGTGATATCATTGGAACTGAGATATATAATGAAAAAACCGGTGAATTCTATACTAAAAAAGGTCCAATATTTGCCAATATTATCTTAGCAGATGAGATTAATAGAGCTCCTGCTAAAGTTCAATCAGCTCTTTTAGAAGCTATGCAAGAAAAACAGATTACCATTGCTAATGAAACTTTTAAACTAGATAAGCCTTTTATTGTTCTAGCTACTCAAAACCCTATAGAACAAGATGGTACTTATCCACTTCCAGAAGCACAACAGGATAGATTTCTTATGAAAGTAAAGATAGAATATCCAACTAAAGAGGAAGAGAAAAATATTCTAAAACTATTAACATCAGCACAAGATTTTGATTCAATTGAGATAGAGGAAATCTTAAATAAAGATAAGATAGAAGAGTTGAAAAAACTTATTAAAGAGATATATTTAGATGAAAAACTTATGGATTATATCTTAGATATTATATTTAAAACAAGAGAGAATAACGAGTACATCAGTTGTGGAGCTTCTCCAAGAGCCTCTATAGCCCTTGTTGTTTCAGCAAAAGCTAATGCTTTTTTAGAAGGTAGAGATTTTGTCATACCTCAAGATATCAAAAAGGTTATATTCGATGTTTTACGTCATAGAATTATTTTAACTTATGAAGCTGAAGCAGAAGGAAAAAATGTTGAAGATATAATTACTAACATAATGGAGAGTGTAGAACTTCCATAGGAGGGCAATATGAATAAAGAAGAGATACTAAAAAAAATAAAAAAAATTGAAATAGCCTCTTCTCTCCTTGCTAATGAAATTTTCTCTGGAAACTATCGTTCATATTTTAAAGGAAATGGTATGGAGTTTTCCGATATAAGAAGGTATGCTCCTGGTGACGATGTAAAAAAAATTGATTGGAAAGTCACAGCTAGACAAAGAAAAACATATATTAAGGAGTTTACAGAGGAAAGAGAGATGAGTATATATCTTTTGGTTGATATTTCTTCCTCTAATAACTTTCCTGCTAAACAGGATTTAATCTCTCAATTAGTGGGAAGTTTAGCCTTTAGTGCTATAAAAAACAGTGATAAGGTAGGAGCTATTTTTTTTAGTGAAGATATTGAGAAAATTATCCCTTTAAAGAAGGGAAAAAAACAAGGATTGGTTATACTGGATAATTTTTTATCACTAACTCCTAAAGGAAAGGGAACTAACATTTCTAAAGTTCTTTCCTCATTTAATAAAATTGTAAAACAGAGATCAATAGTTTTTTTAATAAGTGACTTCATAGATGAGGATTATGAAAAAACTATGAGATTAGTTAGTCAAAAACATGATTTAATCCCTTTAAGAATAGCTGACAGAAAATTTGAATCGTTACCTAAAGGAGCTATATTTACAATGAGTGATTCTGAAACAGGAGAGGAGATTGTTATTGAAAACTTTGATAACGAGTATCAACTTGAAGATAATTTTCCTAAAAATATTCTCACTCTTTACACCGATGAAAACTATGTTATTAAATTAGCAAACTACTTTAAAGGAAGGAGAAGAGCATGAAAAAAATAATTATATTTCTTCTAATCTCTTCGCTCCTTTTAGCTAAGGATATCAATGTAGGAGATTTAGTAAGAGTACATATTAGTGGAGTTGAAAAAGATAAAATTATCAATGAATTTAAAAATTCAGATTTACAATTAGAGAATTTAGAAAAAACTGATGAAGGATATATTCTTTCAATAAGAGGATATAAACCTGGAGATAGTAGTATTACTTTAGGAGATAAAAAACTTACTTTAAGTATAAAGTCTGTGCTAGATGAAAAAGATAATGAAATTTATCCTCATCTAACTGATAATAGTGATACATTACTATATAGTCAAAATTTTCCATATCAAATAGTGGTTGGAGCTATTCTTGGTATTTTATCTTTAATCTATTTAATTAAAACTTTCAAGTTTAGAAAAAAAGAAAAAATTCTTTCTCCAGAGGAGAAATTTAGAAAAATATTGACTGAACTTAGTGAGAATGATTGGGAATTTCAACTAAGTATGGCTATAAGAGAGTATATTGATAAAAAATATCAAACACATTTTATCAATGGAAAATATGAAGTTATAGGTATGATAAATAGTGAAGATATAAAATTCATAAATAATCTTGATAGAAATAAATTTTCAAAAGAGAATCAACTTCTAAAAGAGGAAACTTTAAAAAAAGTTATAGAAATTTATGAAAAGATAAGAGGTGATCAAAATGTTTAAATTTGCCTCTCCGTACTTTTTAATTCTTATTCCCATTATTATCTATCTATTTTTTAGAAAACAAAAAGTAATTGGTATAAAAGTTCCTGGAGTAAAGCCGTTTAAAAAATATAAATTAAAAAGTAAAAAATATCTAATTGGTAAACTATCTATTTTACTCTCATTGATTCTTATGTGCATAGCTTTAGCTCGTCCACAAATTATCTCTGAAAATAAAATAGTAAAAAAAGATGGGATAGATATAGTTATAGCTCTAGACTTATCTAGATCTATGCTACAAAATGACTTTAAATCAAATAGACTAGAAACTGCTAAAAAGCTTTTAGAAAGCTTCATAGATAAAAGAATAAACGATAGAGTATCATTGGTGGTTTTTGGTGGAGATGCCTATACAAAAGTTCCACTTACTTTTGACCATAATGTTGTAAAAGATATTACTTCTAAACTTACAACTGACGATATTACTAGTAACAATAGAACAGCTATAGGAATGGGATTAGGAGTTTCCTTAAACAGACTTAAAGACTCTGAAGCTAAATCTAAAGTTATTATTCTTATGACTGATGGTGAAAACAACTCTGGTGAGATGAGCCCTATGGGAGCTAGTGAAATTGCCAAAGAGTTAGGTATAAAGATTTATACTATAGGTATCGGAGCTAAAGAGATTCAAGTTCCAGTTCCTTTTGGACATACAACTATCAAAAATAATGAGTTAGATGAAAATTTATTAAAAAATATTGCATCTATGACAGGTGGAGAGTATTTTAGAGCTAGTAATGAGAAAGAGTTTCAAGAGATTTTTAATAAAATAGACCATTTAGAAAAAACCAAATTAGATGGAAGAAATTACTACGAAAAAGAGGAGCTCTATGAAAATCTATTAAAAATAGCTTTATTACTCCTTGTAATTGGTGCCTTCTTTGAATATAAAAAATATATAAAAATACCATAAAAGAGGTGAACTAATGAAATTTGGAAATTTACAAAATATAATATATCTTATCTTTCCTATTATTCTCCTCTTAACTATGATTTTAGGTATGAAAAAAAGAAAAGATATATTAAAAGCTTTAAAATTAAAAAATAAAAAATATATAAGCCTACTAAAAGTTTTATTTTTAACGCTAGGAGCCTTATTAGTTGTTTTAGCTCTTCTTTCTCCTCAAAAAGAGATAGAAGATGAACAAGTAGAAGTTAAAGGAATGAATATCTACGTTCTTATAGATACCTCTCGTTCTATGTTAACAGAAGATGTCTATCCTAATAGACTTGAGGCTGGAAAAAGAGTTTTAGCAAATTTAGTTCAATTATTGAAAGGAGATAGAGTTGGTTTTATCCCTTTCTCCGATAGTGCTTATATCCAAATGCCACTCACAGATGATTACACTATTACACAAAATTATATCAATGCCTTAGATACTACTCTTATCTCTGGTGGGGGGACAGAACTATATCAAGCTTTAGAATTAGCTGAAAAATCCTTTGAAGAGATAGGAAGTGAAAATAAAACAGTTATAGTTTTATCTGATGGTGGAGATTTTGATAAAAAGTCTTTAGATTTTGTTAAAAAGAATAATATAGATGTATACTCTATTGGAATTGGAACTTCTGAAGGAAATGTGATTCCAGAATATATTAATGGGGTTAAAAGAGGTTTTATTAAAGATGAAAATGGAGCTGCTGTGATAAGTAAACTTAACTCTGATTTTCTACAAAAAATAGCGAGTGAAAATAATGGAAAGTACTATGAAGTTAATAATCTAATAGATACTTCTAAAAATTTTATTAATGATACAGCTAATTTAGAAAGAAAAAATCAAAGGAATGAAAAAACTAAAAATTATGAGAAATACTATCAATATCCTCTTGCTTTAGGTATGATATTTATATTACTTGGATATTTACTAAAAGAGGTGATAAAAGATGAGGAATAAAATTATAGCTATAATTTTACTGCTTGTATCTATATTTCTAGTGATAACTTCTCTAACCTCTTTAAAAAGTTATAATTTAATAAAAAGTGGAAATAATTTCATAGTAAATGAAAAATATCAAGAGGGGAGAGAGATGTATGAAAAAGCTCTTACCATTGAAAAAAATAATGGTATAAAACTTAATATTCTCAAATCTTTTTACCAAGAAAAAAATTATGAAGAAGTTGTTAAATCGGAAGTAGAAGATGGATTTTTAAAAGGAAATTCCTATGCTTACTTAGGTGATAAAGCTCAAGACAAAAATAAAGAGTTTTATGAAAAAGCCTTAGAAGAGTATAAATTAGCTATGAAAAAATCTAAAGATATCAATATAAAGAAAAACTATGAAATAGTACTAAAAAAACTTGAGGATATAAAAAATCAACAAAATCAAGAAGAAAAACAGAAAGATGAGAATCAAAATAAACAGAATAATAAGGAAAATAATAATTCTGATAAAGATAATCAACAAAATAATGATTCTAAAAATAATGATCAAAATAAATCTAAAGATAATAAAGAAAACTCATCTTCTGAAAATAAACAAGATAAGTCTCAAAATAGTGAAAAAGATTTTGAAAAAAATAACGAAAATAATAAGAATAATAATTCAGAACAAAATCAAAATAACTCTTCTAATGATGATAATGGAGAAGAGAAACAAAATAATAACTCTGATACTGAGAAAAAAGAAAATGAAGAAAATTCTACTTCTTCTAAGGATATAAAAGAAGCTTCTCAAGATGAGATTAGAGAACAAGAGGTAAAAGCAATTTTAAAAAGATTAGAAGGAAATGAGAAACAATCTTTTAAAAATAATGAAAGAGTTATGAATATAAATAACAACAATCCATCTAATAGATGGTAAAGGAGATAAAAAGATGAAAAAAATAGTTGCTACACTTTTTCTTATGACATCTTTTCTATCTTTAGCTGATGTCATATTAGATAGTTCTAATACTAAACCAGCTATTAATGAGCCATTTAATATACAGGTAAAATTTATAAATGAAGATAAAAAAGATTATAAAATAGAGGGTATTGAAAATCTAGAAATACTTTCTAAGGGAACTCAGAGTAAATACTCCTATATCAACGGAAATAAAACAAGTGAAAAAATTGATACCTATACTGTACTTGCTAAGGATATCATAAATTTTCCATTAACTGTAAATCTTATTGGAAAAAATGAAAAATCTAACACTTTAAATATATCAGTTCAAAAAGAAAGTATTCAATCTATATCTGATGATATGTCTATTGAAACCTCTATAAATAATGGTGATACTTTTTACTTTGGAGAAAAAATTATCTATGAGGAAAATTTCTTAACAACAGTTAATATAAATTCTATAGGTTATACTAAACCACCTCAATTCAATGATTTTTCTGAAAAAGATATCAGTCCTGCTAATCTAAAAGGAGCATATGAACAATCTTATTTTAGAAGTAATTCTGGAAAACAAGGGATAAAGTTAAATATTTATAGAGGTATTCTTCAACCAAACTCTTCTGGAGAGAAGACAATTAAAAGTGGGCAAATGGCTGTCACTCAAGCAAATGGAAGAAGAGACTTCTTTTTTCAACAAAGTACTCCTCCTAAGTATTTTGGTGGAAATAATATAAAAATAAATATTTTACCACTACCTACTGATAGACCTGTAGGATTTCAAAATATAGTGGGAACACCAAAATTAGAATATTCTTGGAATAGTGATAAAGTTAATCTAGGACAATCATTAGTTCTTAATATTAAAATAAGTGGAGATGCCAATTTAGATGCCTTAGAAAAAATTGTCACTTCTCAATTCAATGATTTTAATATATTTGAAAGTTTTAAGGGAGAAGATGAAAGAGTTGAAAATGAAAAATACTACGCTGAAAAAAGTTTTGAATTAGCACTTATCCCTAAAAAATCTGGTGAAATAGATACGCCTGAGATAAAAATTCCATATTTTAATACTCAAGATAAAAAATATGAATTTTTAATCATTCCATCTAAAAAAATAGATGTTATTGGAAGTAGTTCTTCACCTCAAACAACTATTCCTATAGAAAATACTACGCATGTTACTAAGAATACCCCCCCTGTATCTACTACTCTTATTCCAGAGGAAATAAGAATAGATACAGTTACTGAGAAAGATAATTCAAACAATATATTTGATAACAATTTGATTATAGGACTTATTATTTTAGCTATTATTGAAGGAGGTATTATTATATATCTTCTTACCAAAAAAGATAAAAAAATAGAATCTAAAGATTTTTCAGAGTTAAAGTCAGCTAAAAATGATAAAGAGTTTTATGAAGCTTACTGTAACTTTATGAAGAAAAATTATAATTTTAGTCCTAAAGTTCATCTTGAAGACAGACTTGTAAAACTTGGACTATCTAAAGATTTTGTTGAAATCAACAGAGAGCTAGAAACTTCTTATTATAATAATAGTCCTATTAATAGAAAAGAAATAATAAACAGAATAAAAAAGGAGTTAAAAAATGAAAAGTAAATATTTAATGATGGATGTAAATATAGCTTATAGTATGTTAAATATGAGATTGAGAGATAAATACTCATCTCTTGCAGATCTATGTGAAGATGAAGATATAGATATAGAGGAGCTATTGAAAGGAATGGAGAAAAAAGGATATGTCTACAATCAAGAAACCAATCAATTTTTAGAAAAATAATTCTTATCATTTAAAAAGAGCTAACTTCACATGAGTGAATTAGCTCTTTTATTATAATTTTATATTTTTAAAATTAAATAAAGAATTTTCTTGCTACTTCTAAAAATTGTTCTCTATTTACTATAAAATCTCTATAATTTTTATTTTCTTTCTCTAATTCTTTAGCTAGCTCACCTATAAAGGCTGGAATATCTCTCATAATAATAGTTCCAACTTTCTCTCCAAGAGCTGTACTTCCCTCTTTTACAATTCCACCTACATAAAGATCAAATACATCTTCTAAATTATCTCCAACTTTTCTTTTACCACCTACAAATCCTAAATCTGAAGCTTGATGTCTTCCACAAGAGTTTTGACATCCAGAGATATTTATACTTGGTAATCTGTCTTCTTTTATATTATTTTCTGATAAGTAGTTTAAAATATTTTTTAATAAAGTTTGGCTTTGCTCTATTCCAAGTTGACATGTAGGAACCCCTATACAGCTTACACTTTGTCTTACTTTTGTTAATCCATTATAAGATTTTACTATCTCTTGTAACTCTTTTACTTGATGTTCATTTAAGTTTCTCACATATATATCTTCATCCATACTTAATCTAGCTTCTGCATTACTATTTCTCTCTAAAAACTCTACTAAATTTTTAAAATCTTTATGATATAATTGTCCATTTACAGGATGAACTATTAATGTATATAATCCATCTTGTCTTTGATGTAAAAGTGAAGCTGATTCTGGTAAAGTATGTGTATATTCATTCTTAGTTTCTGAGATAACAATCTTTACATTTATATCTAATTTTTTTGTAGCTTTTACATCATCTAAATGTTTATCAAAAGCTTGTAAAAATTCATCTTTTCCCATTCTTTTTGGAATATATCTAGTTCTTGCCTTAGCCTTATTATTGTAGTCTCCCTCTGCCATAAATAAATTTACCATAGCTTCTACATAATAAAGAATTTCTTCTGGCTTAACTCTTTTTCCATATGGAATAGAAATTTCCGGATTATTTCCTAATCCTCCAGCTAAATACATGTCAAAATACGCTTCTCCATTTTCAACTTTAGCTATAAATCCTAAATCATTTATTGTTGAATTTCCACCATCTTGCTCACTAGATGACATTGAAATTTTTAACTTTCTAGGTAGATGGTATGTAGTAATTCTTTCCATTAAATATTTACTTATTTCATTAGCAAAATCTGTCACATCAAAAGCCTCATTTTTCTCTACTCCAGACATTGGCGAAAGACTTACATTTCTTGGAAAGTTACCACCACCACCACGAGTATATAATCCATTGTCTAAAGCTTTTTCCATAATGTCACAAACTGCATCTATAGATAAGTCATGTAATTGAATAGCTTGTCTTGTTGTCATATGTAGTTTTTCTATATTAAAATCTGTCAAAAATGAATCTATTAATTTTAATTGGTTTAGAGGTAATAATCCAGAGTTTGTACGAAGTCTAATCATAAAACTCTCCCCACCTCTTTGAGCATATACACCCATTCCACCAGAAATTTTCTTAAAATCCCCTACTGATAATTCTTTGTTATAAAATTTGTGTCCTTCTTCACGAAATACTTTTATCTCATTTTTTAAAAATTCGTATTGATTTTG from Candidatus Fusobacterium pullicola includes:
- a CDS encoding aminotransferase class V-fold PLP-dependent enzyme, translated to MIYFDNAATTLHKPQEVIDAVIKAMTSMGNAGRGNTSASMEASHIIFDTRENLAKLFNIKDSSRIAFTCNSTEALNIAIKGSLTTGDHVITTMLEHNSVLRPLYEMENKGVELSIIQADKLGNISYDEIKSLIKNNTKSIVCTHGSNLTGNLVDIEKIGKICKEHNLLFIVDASQTAGVFPIDVEKMNIDILCFTGHKSLLGPQGTGGIFVKEGINVTPLKSGGTGILTYSKTQPLIMPTHLEAGTLNGHGIAGLNAGIEFINKIGMKKIREKEENLMWRFYNKAKELPHIKIYGDFSKKERCPIVTLNIDNYDSGDIAEELLNYGVATRAGGHCAPLMHEALGTIEQGAVRFSFGYFNTEEEVDEVIKIIKNIILNI
- a CDS encoding MoxR family ATPase; translation: MENLKEKIEIERGNIFRLEREIQKKIIGQDDMIRKILIGILTGNHILLEGLPGLAKSLTVNTLAQTLGLKFSRIQFTPDLLPSDIIGTEIYNEKTGEFYTKKGPIFANIILADEINRAPAKVQSALLEAMQEKQITIANETFKLDKPFIVLATQNPIEQDGTYPLPEAQQDRFLMKVKIEYPTKEEEKNILKLLTSAQDFDSIEIEEILNKDKIEELKKLIKEIYLDEKLMDYILDIIFKTRENNEYISCGASPRASIALVVSAKANAFLEGRDFVIPQDIKKVIFDVLRHRIILTYEAEAEGKNVEDIITNIMESVELP
- a CDS encoding DUF58 domain-containing protein, with the translated sequence MNKEEILKKIKKIEIASSLLANEIFSGNYRSYFKGNGMEFSDIRRYAPGDDVKKIDWKVTARQRKTYIKEFTEEREMSIYLLVDISSSNNFPAKQDLISQLVGSLAFSAIKNSDKVGAIFFSEDIEKIIPLKKGKKQGLVILDNFLSLTPKGKGTNISKVLSSFNKIVKQRSIVFLISDFIDEDYEKTMRLVSQKHDLIPLRIADRKFESLPKGAIFTMSDSETGEEIVIENFDNEYQLEDNFPKNILTLYTDENYVIKLANYFKGRRRA
- a CDS encoding VWA domain-containing protein — protein: MFKFASPYFLILIPIIIYLFFRKQKVIGIKVPGVKPFKKYKLKSKKYLIGKLSILLSLILMCIALARPQIISENKIVKKDGIDIVIALDLSRSMLQNDFKSNRLETAKKLLESFIDKRINDRVSLVVFGGDAYTKVPLTFDHNVVKDITSKLTTDDITSNNRTAIGMGLGVSLNRLKDSEAKSKVIILMTDGENNSGEMSPMGASEIAKELGIKIYTIGIGAKEIQVPVPFGHTTIKNNELDENLLKNIASMTGGEYFRASNEKEFQEIFNKIDHLEKTKLDGRNYYEKEELYENLLKIALLLLVIGAFFEYKKYIKIP
- a CDS encoding VWA domain-containing protein — its product is MKFGNLQNIIYLIFPIILLLTMILGMKKRKDILKALKLKNKKYISLLKVLFLTLGALLVVLALLSPQKEIEDEQVEVKGMNIYVLIDTSRSMLTEDVYPNRLEAGKRVLANLVQLLKGDRVGFIPFSDSAYIQMPLTDDYTITQNYINALDTTLISGGGTELYQALELAEKSFEEIGSENKTVIVLSDGGDFDKKSLDFVKKNNIDVYSIGIGTSEGNVIPEYINGVKRGFIKDENGAAVISKLNSDFLQKIASENNGKYYEVNNLIDTSKNFINDTANLERKNQRNEKTKNYEKYYQYPLALGMIFILLGYLLKEVIKDEE
- a CDS encoding BatD family protein, whose translation is MKKIVATLFLMTSFLSLADVILDSSNTKPAINEPFNIQVKFINEDKKDYKIEGIENLEILSKGTQSKYSYINGNKTSEKIDTYTVLAKDIINFPLTVNLIGKNEKSNTLNISVQKESIQSISDDMSIETSINNGDTFYFGEKIIYEENFLTTVNINSIGYTKPPQFNDFSEKDISPANLKGAYEQSYFRSNSGKQGIKLNIYRGILQPNSSGEKTIKSGQMAVTQANGRRDFFFQQSTPPKYFGGNNIKINILPLPTDRPVGFQNIVGTPKLEYSWNSDKVNLGQSLVLNIKISGDANLDALEKIVTSQFNDFNIFESFKGEDERVENEKYYAEKSFELALIPKKSGEIDTPEIKIPYFNTQDKKYEFLIIPSKKIDVIGSSSSPQTTIPIENTTHVTKNTPPVSTTLIPEEIRIDTVTEKDNSNNIFDNNLIIGLIILAIIEGGIIIYLLTKKDKKIESKDFSELKSAKNDKEFYEAYCNFMKKNYNFSPKVHLEDRLVKLGLSKDFVEINRELETSYYNNSPINRKEIINRIKKELKNEK
- a CDS encoding DUF4250 domain-containing protein, encoding MKSKYLMMDVNIAYSMLNMRLRDKYSSLADLCEDEDIDIEELLKGMEKKGYVYNQETNQFLEK
- a CDS encoding nitrite/sulfite reductase, coding for MQNQYEFLKNEIKVFREEGHKFYNKELSVGDFKKISGGMGVYAQRGGESFMIRLRTNSGLLPLNQLKLIDSFLTDFNIEKLHMTTRQAIQLHDLSIDAVCDIMEKALDNGLYTRGGGGNFPRNVSLSPMSGVEKNEAFDVTDFANEISKYLMERITTYHLPRKLKISMSSSEQDGGNSTINDLGFIAKVENGEAYFDMYLAGGLGNNPEISIPYGKRVKPEEILYYVEAMVNLFMAEGDYNNKAKARTRYIPKRMGKDEFLQAFDKHLDDVKATKKLDINVKIVISETKNEYTHTLPESASLLHQRQDGLYTLIVHPVNGQLYHKDFKNLVEFLERNSNAEARLSMDEDIYVRNLNEHQVKELQEIVKSYNGLTKVRQSVSCIGVPTCQLGIEQSQTLLKNILNYLSENNIKEDRLPSINISGCQNSCGRHQASDLGFVGGKRKVGDNLEDVFDLYVGGIVKEGSTALGEKVGTIIMRDIPAFIGELAKELEKENKNYRDFIVNREQFLEVARKFFI